AAGACAACTGGAAAACAATCATTTTATCTTTGATATAATATGATGAACTGGGCTTATTTTGACCAGCAACTGACAAGGTGAAAAAGGTCAGTTTAGATTTAGTTGACTTTACCTACTAATGCAACTAATGCATGACCCAAAAAACCTACATCAAAGCATAAAGCAGGTCAGAATTACACATTTTGAAGTCAGTCCAGTTCCAGAACAATGGAATTCAATGCTATTTAAATACATTAGAACTTTTCCTCAACTGACCTGGCAAGAGGCACCGGAATGAATGATAACTGATCAAtgcttctttatttatttattaatttaatctcTCTATACTTTATTTAGTTCTGAGGTCATGTGATCTGGTGTGTGGTTCTGGGTAATGGAGTCTAGAGGTTGGGAGGACAGAGGGAACAGAGGGAAGTGTGacaataatgtttatataagtttaaatttcttttcttttttttcctaacaCACAAATTATGAAATTGTTAGTAGCAGTCTTTCTGATAAATCCATGGAATTTTAATtgataaaacacattaaaattgCAATTTGTAAGGATTATTTTGATGTTAAACACAATGTGATCAATATTAGGCTATACTGTATGCCGTCATCTCACTGTTGATCTTCTCTTCAGAATTTTCTGAATAATGCCACGCTTACATTATTTACTTTCTTTTAACATTTGAAGAGTTTTGGGTTCTGGAGTGTTCTGATCTATCACACCAGGCTAATGCTCAGCTGCTCCTGATGGCTTCACTACCTGGATCAGTTCTGTTAGATTAGGGTTAGAACTAAACTCTACAAAGTGATAGATCACACGGACCAAGACTTGCACACAATGCTGCTTTAGTATCGAGTACAATGATACTACACTTGGTATCAGGACTGAGTTCCAAATTCTGTTATCATCACAACCATACAAGACACCATCAACTCTGTGAAGCTTCAGGATGTTTTAGAGAAATATCTGGATGTCTGTACCCAGAGGCTAATACTGGGTTGTTGCTGGTTCTTCCAGTATGCCAATAATTCAAAGCATTCCTCCACTTTCACACTCCAACTGGCCAGTCTTCAGTTTTCTGACCTCCAAGTGACTGAAAACCTTCTAGTTGATTTGAAGAGGAACTGCTTCATCTGAGGACAAAGGTCTATATGGAATCCATCTTTCTTCCATTGCTTTTCTGTCTCATACTGAGAGTCTGAAGTTTAGAGTGTCATGTTTTCTCTGAACCACCTGTACAGAAGAAAACTCTGAAAACCAAGTAATCTATGTACTGTATCtgacaaaagacaaaatatatTCAACCTCCATTAGAACCGTTTTTTCTCTGAATCTCATTGAACAGCCAAAAGTCATCTATTGAGTATGTACATCAATGATCTAATGCACAGGCCCAGATTACTGGTGATTACATCATTGCAATATGTCTGAGGCAACTGATGGTATGAGTAAAATAAGAGAAATATTGCCGACTGCAATCTCTTAATGTCAGAGATCACTCTTGagacttttttatagttgtttCCTGTTTGAAAACCCGCTAGACTGGGGAGGATTAAAACATAGGGTAAGTTGTAACCGCCCCAGTTTCACCAGTCAGAAACCCTTAAGGCGGATCTGACTATCATGCCCACCTATCTGAGCTTACAGAAGATGTCTTTATGTGAACCAGTGAAGCGTTTATGCAAGAAAATATAACtttgaggaaagaaaggaaattTTCAATCTGGTTTACAGCTTGTCAGTATTAATGGGGTTTAACTGATGTGGTTGAAATCAGCAGTGATGTTGATTTGTTAAATGTATGCTAGTTTCAAATAGGAGCAATCATCTCAGGAACAAGTTACTGAACTGTCATTGGCGTCTAAtggcaaccatcaagccaattcccattaggaagcaaaaccatcaggttttattccTAATGGCCCTGCAAACACACTTATGTTGTGACAACATACTGTCTTGGTGCCCACAACATCGTCTGCTTGGTGCTCTCTACATTGTCACGTTGTTGAAATGTAATTCCTCATAAATGTAAAGTTATGACAATGTTGTCTTGACAACTTTCTAGAAGGTTGTGACCACGTTGACTAGACAGTAATTGGTACTACGTTGATTGTACATTGTCACAACCTCATAGAATCCTTAAAAGGTTCTGTTTTACTCACTATTACAGTTTTTGATTACCGATTCTAAACGAGTCATGGTTTTCATGAGTTTCAgtagcctttttttttctgtgaataaaAGAACATTCATGTCTTATTGTCCTGGTTTTACTGTGAAAGTTTCCATATTTAATTACCTTATTATCAGTATGGCAACATTAATATACTGTACATTCAGTGGAACTCTTGTTGCCCAGCAGTTTGTGTTTcgctgtttttcctcataaaactGACCAAAACACTGTCGTGGCAGAGCTTGCACTGACGTCATCAGTAGGCATCAGtagtgcatgtctgcagccagaccctTCTCTAAGGTGCAAATAGTGTATCTGTATCTGTTATTTCTTACATTTCTTAAACATGCTAACTGTCCCCCACCATTTTTATGATTGAGAGACCCCTAGAAACAGTCCAAGCCTGCTTAATGTtaccttacattaaaagttaaacatTTTTCTATTCTCCTTtagagttaccattttggaggtatgaggttttctttTAAGAGTTCCCCTTGGGAAAATTAAAGTAATGTACCCTTAAAACTAATTTAAATTACACAACCTTAAGATCTCTGTTGTACTTTTAAgggtatatttacattgtttgttacttgtacactgtcaaaaaaaagTTATTGCACATGCTAAAAAAAGTCTAGCAATGTCGGAGCACGACGGGGCAAGTTGTAACACTCAGTGTAATGTAGGGTGGTGGTCCAAAGAGCAATAGGTCTATTAACACGTCTTACATGAACCTTGTCTATAAAAATATGTCTTCATCGGACATCATCTAGAGCATATATAGGTTCAAATAATCCTATTTGTTTCCTGCtttgtatttaaaaagaaaatattttcaaatatatttaaatgaacacTTTTATATTCTGTCTACTGTTACAACCTGCTCCACTACAGAACTTCAACAGAACTTTTTGTATTTAATACAACCTTCCTCATTTTATGAGTAAGCAGGATTTCTACACTATTGATATTTGTGACAGACAAATTTTTGAATCTTATATAAAAGTTTGAAATGTAAAGCACAAATGGCCATTGAGTTACAGAGGCTACAACCCTTGTTAGTCTCCCCTACCACTAAAAATGTGGTCTGTTTTGAACAGCAACAGCTAAGTTTGATGGTCAGTTCAAGGCTATACTTACGCTCTTTGTCCTCTTCTCATTGACAACTGACAGTTTCATACACATCCTACACCACTGGTAGTAAATGGATATACAGCATGCACCAGGATATGTCACTTTCCAAAAaatacatgcgcacacacacacacatattttctaaccttatccttctgggtcacaggtgGTTAACTATTGTCATTGTCATTGtacagaaggcaggaaacaccctggacaggtctgaaaaaaatacatgtatcTGATGATGTGAACAGTGTggtgccctttacattgtgtgaaaatttcatgatgagtggaccaacagaaatgttccaaaattacttggaatatgaatttttacattaacatacatcaaaaatattgtaaattggtcctgtaaagtcactattatggaaatttatgtttttttaacagacagcaatgatatgctactcctcctctttttcagagaaatgcTAAAATATTTGCTCCCCACAAATTTGCACTCCTAAGCACGAAGCTGAGAGCCAGGCATATGCTTGGATTGtcctttgtttttattctatttactttacattacaataaaaattattttcaaattgtacacaaataaacacaatcatCATAAATCAGATAATGGCTATATAAAAAGACCTAAACATGTTCTGCTTCTTGTACTACATGCATGGAAGACTGGCAAGCAAATCAATACTGTAACTTGGCAGACAGTCAGAGACATTAGCATATGTGAAACACAGGTGAAGAGTTTTCTTTCCTAACACGTGATACAATCAACACAAGGTATAACCCATTTTCTATTTGGTATCATGCTAGCTGCTCATGTAAATGTTACTGCAAATCTTCTGCGAGAACAAAACCTGGAATTAAGCTACTTAAAAATAACCTGCAACAATAAAAAGCCTGCAACATGTTTGAAAAcctattacatttaaatttagaaCTGTGCTCCACTGAATGCCACAAAGAGTGTTGTATAACTCACAGTGACTGGAAACTTTTTGGCAAAGAAAAGGaattctttttttgtcattatttgacAGAATGAGAGACACAGTCTTTTGGTGTCGCTCAGTCTTTAGATGTCTATAATTTCACTTTCAGCACCCAGTACAGAGTGTCTAGCCTATATGCTTCCACTGACACTGACAGAGTAGCAAAAGTCATGGATTTTTCCATCTTACCTTGACCTTAGCTGAAAATTTTGTGTAGCACATCAGTGGGCCTTTTAGTTTCATCCGTGCTGAATAATTTAGACTGGGGAGAGTTCCTCTGAGTGctgcactgattttttttccttcctcagTGGACTCAGATATATTGCTGATGTAAGGTGGCTAACCGACTTGCTGCGGAAGCACAGCAGCCACTCTTCAGGAAGCATGAGGGAAACAGAAGCTTCATGCTGAATTTAAAAGCGAAACATTTAAGCAAATGTTTTGAAGACTCCAGTTTTAGCAGTGGGCCTAGTTACGTCAGTTGTATAGAGTGGAGACTTTAAACGGTTCAGTTCCACACTGCGTTAAATGGATTGATAGTTTCCTTTACGTCACAAGCCATCTGACAGGGATTCTACTGGCTTGCATCACAGAGGAATTCTTCAGGCCTGACATAGGTGTTTCCTCATAAGTCTTTTCAAGGAGTGTGAACACGTGTGTGCACAACAGCCCCTTTTACGCGAGGCCTCTGAGCTCAAACCAATTTATAGAGACCAAAAGAACGGCTTAGTATGTCATAGGAGAAGGCTTATGCTTGGAGCATCAAAATGACTGGCCATGTCAGCTGGGAAAGCCAAACAAATGGCTGCTCTGATTAAAAGGTTACATTTTATCCCAATGAAATCTAATGTCAAGTACTCAACACAAGTAGAGCAGAAGGCTAGTGGCTAGGTCCTATTTCCATGTAGCCAGGTCTACCATACATTACATAGGCATAACAATTAAGTTTCAGTGGGCAATTCGTGACCAAAACAAACTGCTGTCTTATCTCTCCCGAGCAGAGGCAGCTAGACTAGAGGAGAAATTGTGTTGCAGCTTCCTATTATAAGAGCAGAGGTTTATGGGTGAGAGCTGCAGGGAGCCAACCGAGATTAAATTACACAGGGCCGGGAACATCAAATACTTAAGGGACCGGGGGGAGAGGAATGGTCTCCGCTGCTGCCACTGATACACTCCAAGAGGGAAGCACAACAACGGCAAAACAAAATCCATCACTACTGCATCTGCTTGTGCACGAACCCTACTCAGTGACAAGTCATTCTATGTGCGAAGGGTTTTGTCGCAAAAGAATCAATTCCTCATTTCGGCCACTTAAGCCCTGCCATTGTGTACTCTGTTTACCGCAAATGatgacataaaaataaaaaggccaTTGTTATATAAATGAATCTTTTGATGCCACAACTTGTGCTTTGAgttattgatttgttttgaaGTTACAAGATCAAttgctgtgatgtcataatCGGGTgtatttgtgacatcataatcaaaaatgatttacaggctttaattaGAAAGCATCAGCATTCTGATACCACTTTGTCTGATCCCTCTATTGCTCAGTCAGAGTGGCTAAACGTGTCATGCAAATGTCATAAAAGCTGACGTGATCACAAAAGATTCCTTTTCAGGTCCACATGGGTTTAAAATAGTCTTGCATGTTAATTCATGTACTTGATTGACCTGATTTTCAACCTCTATACAAATACCAAGGATTTTTGTAAGGGTACTGAACTTACGCACGTGGCCCCACCTAGTTTCCCAAACGTTTGCTAAGATACTATACACGCCGACGACCTCTTTGTTGACTAGTTACATACCAAAAGCGGCCTTCATACGCAGCCAAagtttgatatttattttgacACGGTTTAGTGGCTACATCAATGTTAGACTATATGAGAAATGACACTATAAGCCAAACTGACTGTGGTGTCTGTCTTGAATACTCTATATTGAAATGCTTTTGGTATATTTTACTGTATGTTCTTTGGTGAATCAAACTTGTGAAGCTATTGTAAAGCCGACATAAggcttctctctcccttttcacTTCTTGGCCCCTCAAACCCTTTTATGTGTTCCATCAGGAAAGTCTATTGCTCAGAGAAAGTAGACGAGGTCCTAATACTCAGGAAATTGTTTCAATATAGTGCAGTGCACCTTGGAGTTTTCATCACAGCTTTAAAGTATGTTGGATGATTCGTGGCAATACAGCTTCTCTATAGAATTCCTATTGTAGTATCAGGAACACATCTCGCCCTACAGGCAACTGTGATTGGAACCAGTAGACACAATCAAAAACTCAAAGAAAACATGGTAAAGATGAAATCCATAGTAGCAGTAAATATGAAACCAGCAGTCTGAGTTTGGAAATGTAGGCACAGAACGTTTTGGCAACAGTAACAAAGATTAGTAGTTTCCGACGGGAAAAAAGACCTTGGATGAACATGCGATTTGGTCATATCATATAAGTTCACAATAAATATCTGCTCACTTTTGAACTGCAGCAttgaaaataaacaagcagGCTTTGTGAATGCGTGAACAGTCTAATCTCAGCTCTCACGAGAGGGGCTTTACACTCAGCTGCGAAAACAAAGTGCACATTTCAAGACTAATTGCGGAGCAAGGTTGGTATGTCCACAAAAGTAACAAACTTTCACAGAGGGAGGCCGGACACAGCACCATACAGCTGAATGTGCAGTTTATTCAGAATTTTTTGAGACAACCTTTGCCACATATATGACTGCAGGCATGATTACTCAATCAATGAGTAAAGTTGTCCAAACTTTAAAGCCTAATGACTGTACAACATGAACTAGGTCTACTTGCTGATATTATTAATACAAACACTAAAAGCTGTAGCCTAACTTGCAGAGTAGCATAGGAAGCACGTGAAATTCTTGAGGCTTTGTCTAGCcagattgtttttatttacaacatTAAGTTAAAAATTTAGGACAATGAGTCTGTTTAGCTTTGTCAACATTTTCCTTCGAAAGTCATCTGACCCACATGCTGCTGGAGACACATTATTTTGGACTGGTCTGCTCAGAATGCTCATAACCCCCAGGTGCTAAATGTCCTACACTGATGTAAGCcagaaatacaaaataaatactcTGCCCTCCCCTCACATCTTACTCCTCATCTTATTGCTTCATTAGCCttaaggtagcactaaaatCTATTTGCTTTCTCAATAACGAACAgtataatcaaataaatgagtttatcagcaaAGTACCACCACAACAGCAGCATCATCCCTCCAATGTAAGCTGCTGCTGCTAACAAAACCAACAAATTTTAAACATATGGGTCATGTTGCTATGCCTTCAAGGTGCTACACAGTTTTGAAACGACTGCCTTTATGccataaagacagacagaagactGGACTTGTCAGCAACCACTCCTGGGCCTGCTGAGCCCACACTGCTGCCAAGTTAAAGTCATCTTAACTCTGTTGTGTGTTCAAAGACATAGCCGCTGTACCATCTCACTATGATTTTCATGCTACAATATATCTGGAATGacggaaaaacaaacaaaaatcataCTGAGAGCTCATTTTCGACTAAAGTTGCTTTTATTGAAAAAGGCCAGGGtgcaaatatgaaataaaaaaaaaaataaagacaagcatatattttgaagcattttaatACAAACTTAATATAAACTATTTCAGTCCCTCTTGACATGTAAGACACTGACTCAAAATACTTTgttatactgtatttttatcAAGTATTGCACAATGTAGGTacaaaattaatatatataCGATTACATTGTCCATAATATAGCAAAAATCttttaaactcttaacagaAAATACAACTTTTGTGTTtcaaaaaaagcaaatattcCTACACTGAATTCCGGACACTAAAGAATATCCTGTACACAATCTTTAGAATATTTGATCTATTTTAAAGATGGATTTCCTCaacaattttattaaaaaacaaaatatataataacataaaGCTGCTGCAGCCATCACAGATCACTGGAGTAGTAAAAAGATATAAATGCAATACCATGTCGTAGAAACAATATATATACTCTGATACTTTACAAACTCTGTACTCAATTAAATTATACAATTAGAAAAAAGACCAAGTAACCCCAGATATATATTCGTTAGTGCCAATTTCTTAAAAATCAGCCAAGTCTTAACCAACTTTAAAATACTGTAAGAGGCCAGAACTTGAAGCttatgttttttaatattttagaagtattttctttaaaacatagtaaaaaattattttgtgcTTTGTTGGCAAAAataggaaaagaaaacaatgatGTGTTTTGACTGAAAGTAACCAAGCTTGGACACATTTGTACAACAAGCTCTTAGTAGAAACAAACTCAAGGGGGCACAGAAAGACAACACCCTTGGGCACATGCGCTTTTCAGTGACTAATAGGGATTTTTGTTTCCATGTCCACAGCTCCTTTTCCTGTCCTTTACTAGTGTGcgtcattttgtgtttttatttttttatttttttccttttcttcttttgccaACAATCATTCATAAATAATTCATTCTGTATTCATTAGTTAGCCATGACCGGCTGGAATTGCTGGTTAGAATACTGCATGTTGCTCAGACTGAAGTTTAGACCATCCATGAGAGACTTGTCGTTGAGGCTGCCGTAGGCTGCAAACACATCGAAGGCATTGTTATACTGCTGAGGGCTGAGGCTGAGAGGATTCTCACTGTTGAACATTGCAGTGGAGCTGCCCTGGCCCTGCAGGTTGGGGAATACAAACTCCTTGGCGTCAGGGGAGAGCGCTGAaggcttctgctgctgctgccctcCGAGGCCAAGGCCATAGAGAGAATGCATGGAAGTGGAGATGGCTTTCTGCTTCAGTAGGTTGTTCACATTCAGGCCCAGGTTAGTGGGAGAGGTGCGTGCCACCTTGCCGCTGCTGCGGCCGCTGTTCTTCATCTTGGTGGAGCCGAACTTGGTGGCAGCGAAAGTGGCTGTGGTGAAGGTTAAAGGCTGAGTGGAGCGTGGCATGAATGAGGGGCTGACTGAAGCAGACTGGCCGAAAGGAGGCGATGGCGAGCTGGACTCGGAGGAGACTCCCACGGGTTCGCTGATTGGCATGAACACCTGAGCGTCTGGGTTAAAACTGTTTCTGATCTCCTTGTCCAACTCCGACCCATTCTCGTTGTTATCATCCACGTAAAGCACCTTGACGGGTCCCTTTTCCCCAATCTGGTAAGACACCTCAAAGGGGTCGATCCACACACTGAGGTCCTGAGGCAAGTTATTCCGGACGTCTTCGATGTCCAGCCCGCTCTCTTTGGCTGCTTCTTCCACTACTGGATCCACCTTCTCGCCCACGTGTATACACCTGAACCCAGACCCTTTGTATGGCTTGTCGGGGTACCAATGGCCCTCATATTTCTTCTTCAACTGCCTTTCTAGCTCCTCGCCAAAGATGTTCACTCGACGCCGAGGGAGTTTGTTGTAAAGGTAAGATATAATGAAGTTGAGTGCTACTTGGATTTCAAGCTGCATAGCTGCTTCACAGTTGCAAGTATGTCTGCAGTCAAGAGCCGTCTTATCCGGGGTGCTTTGAAAATCTCCTAGGCAGTAGTGATCAGTTCGGACAGAGATGCTGGTTGCTGGGAAAATATTTGCCGTTCCACAGGAAAGTCTTCTTTATCCttagagaaaggaaaaaaataattaaaaaaaaagaggcaaaaTGTTCAACTTTCCACTCATTTAGTGCACATATAAATCAACCTGAAGCACTTGGTACAAACATTCATTCAAAAGGGCAGCATGCagtttaattgaaaatgaagGATTCAGCTTTAAAAACTAAGCTAAATCTAAATCTATCAGTGCTGAAGAAGAATCTCAAATGAGTGTGGTCGCTTCAGAGATCAGACAAGAATGTTACATAATCCGCACTGGTTCCGTACCGTAACCGTAAAACCAAGGACTGAAAGCTGCTTCACTGAAATATGGGGCATTTTCAAACAATGCGACACTTGGAGACGACATTGCGCAATAGATTTTGCGATCAGGTTTCTTCTAGAAAGCAGCCAATAACATGGCGATCCACACAGGGTGTAGCTAACACAGGGATGACCAAATTAGTACAGTAACGATACGTTTTTCTTCGAATGGAAATGCATGAAGGGGTTCACAGTGTCTTCCAAATATTCAACACCATTATTCAAATAGCACAGTTAATAAGCACTGACTATTTTATAACCCCAGTACCGCTGGCTTGTATAATATTTATGTCTACAGatatga
This portion of the Pygocentrus nattereri isolate fPygNat1 chromosome 13, fPygNat1.pri, whole genome shotgun sequence genome encodes:
- the tob1b gene encoding protein Tob1b, whose translation is MQLEIQVALNFIISYLYNKLPRRRVNIFGEELERQLKKKYEGHWYPDKPYKGSGFRCIHVGEKVDPVVEEAAKESGLDIEDVRNNLPQDLSVWIDPFEVSYQIGEKGPVKVLYVDDNNENGSELDKEIRNSFNPDAQVFMPISEPVGVSSESSSPSPPFGQSASVSPSFMPRSTQPLTFTTATFAATKFGSTKMKNSGRSSGKVARTSPTNLGLNVNNLLKQKAISTSMHSLYGLGLGGQQQQKPSALSPDAKEFVFPNLQGQGSSTAMFNSENPLSLSPQQYNNAFDVFAAYGSLNDKSLMDGLNFSLSNMQYSNQQFQPVMAN